The following coding sequences are from one Pseudonocardia sp. HH130630-07 window:
- a CDS encoding APC family permease, which translates to MSEAATTTTEGQPALKRVMGPKLLLLFIIGDILGTGIYALVGQVAEEVGGAAWLPFLVAFAVAMVTAFSYLELVTKYPAAAGAALYTHKAFGIHFLTFMVTFVVMCSGITSASTASRAFAANLDAGFGLELGNGGILLIALGFMALVAAVNFRGVGESVKVNVVLTLVELSGLLLVILVGVFAIAGGGADWARVVAFDTPEDKGVFLAVTSATSLAFFAMVGFEDSVNMAEECHEPRRIFPKIMLTGLSITGVIYVLVAICSVALVPVGPLAASETPLVEVVRAGAPGIPADAVLPFISMFAVANSALINMLMASRLLYGMANQAVLPRPLARVHPFRRTPWVSIVFTTLISFGLIGYVSLGDDSDVVSALGGTTSLLLLAVFTIVNIAVLVLRRDRVDADHFRAPRGLPVVGALASFYLVLPFSGRDSIQYELAGLLLVLGLVLYGVTVLLNRRLGVKQTTLDPAKLDG; encoded by the coding sequence ATGTCCGAGGCCGCCACGACCACCACGGAGGGCCAGCCGGCGCTCAAGCGGGTGATGGGTCCGAAGCTGCTGCTGCTGTTCATCATCGGCGACATCCTGGGGACCGGGATCTATGCGTTGGTGGGGCAGGTCGCCGAGGAGGTCGGTGGTGCGGCGTGGTTGCCGTTCCTGGTGGCCTTCGCGGTGGCGATGGTGACGGCGTTCTCGTATCTGGAGCTGGTGACGAAGTATCCGGCTGCGGCGGGTGCGGCGTTGTACACGCACAAGGCGTTCGGGATCCACTTCCTGACGTTCATGGTGACGTTCGTGGTGATGTGTTCGGGGATCACGTCGGCGTCGACGGCGTCGCGGGCGTTCGCGGCGAACCTGGATGCGGGGTTCGGGCTGGAGCTGGGTAACGGCGGGATCCTGCTGATCGCGTTGGGGTTCATGGCGTTGGTGGCGGCGGTGAACTTCCGGGGTGTGGGCGAGTCCGTGAAGGTCAACGTGGTGTTGACGTTGGTGGAGTTGTCGGGGTTGTTGCTGGTCATCCTGGTCGGGGTGTTCGCGATCGCGGGTGGTGGTGCGGACTGGGCGCGGGTGGTCGCGTTCGACACGCCGGAGGACAAGGGTGTGTTCCTGGCGGTGACGTCGGCGACGTCGTTGGCGTTCTTCGCGATGGTGGGGTTCGAGGACTCGGTGAACATGGCCGAGGAGTGTCACGAGCCGCGGCGGATCTTCCCGAAGATCATGTTGACCGGGTTGTCGATCACCGGTGTGATCTATGTGCTGGTGGCGATCTGTTCGGTGGCGCTGGTGCCGGTGGGTCCGCTGGCGGCGAGTGAGACGCCGCTGGTGGAGGTGGTGCGGGCGGGTGCGCCGGGGATCCCGGCGGATGCGGTGTTGCCGTTCATCTCGATGTTCGCGGTGGCGAACTCGGCGTTGATCAACATGTTGATGGCGTCGCGGTTGTTGTACGGGATGGCGAACCAGGCGGTGTTGCCGCGGCCGTTGGCGCGGGTGCATCCGTTCCGGCGGACGCCGTGGGTGTCGATCGTGTTCACGACGTTGATCTCGTTCGGGTTGATCGGTTACGTGTCGCTGGGTGATGACTCCGATGTGGTGTCGGCGCTGGGTGGGACGACGTCGTTGTTGTTGCTGGCGGTGTTCACGATCGTGAACATCGCGGTGCTGGTGCTGCGCCGCGACCGGGTGGATGCGGATCATTTCCGGGCGCCGCGGGGGTTGCCGGTGGTGGGGGCGTTGGCGAGTTTCTACCTGGTGTTGCCGTTCTCGGGGCGGGACTCGATCCAGTACGAGCTGGCGGGGTTGTTGCTGGTTCTGGGGCTGGTGTTGTACGGGGTGACGGTGCTGCTGAACCGTCGTCTCGGGGTGAAGCAGACGACCCTGGACCCGGCCAAACTCGACGGCTGA
- a CDS encoding helix-turn-helix transcriptional regulator, which produces MTVIVDGRLAADTPRPRHEPRPVATRVLCADPVLREAANAYLRGRPEVEVAGEAADVLLVFAETVDDGVRAEVESVVGEIGAGRDGDAVTRLVLVVGEMEERHLWWAVAHELSAVLARSAASWDDVVSALVTSRAGGADLPSATVGWLLDEIRSLDTRLAAVGVNRAGLTTRETEILRLFAAGLETADVARQLNYSERTIKSTVHAVKERLGLRNRAHAVAHALRIGAI; this is translated from the coding sequence ATGACGGTGATCGTGGATGGGCGGCTCGCCGCGGACACGCCACGGCCGCGCCACGAACCGCGACCGGTGGCCACCCGCGTGCTGTGCGCCGACCCGGTGCTGCGTGAGGCGGCGAACGCCTACCTGCGCGGACGCCCCGAGGTGGAGGTCGCCGGGGAGGCCGCGGACGTCCTGCTGGTCTTCGCCGAGACGGTCGATGACGGTGTGCGGGCCGAGGTCGAGAGCGTGGTCGGCGAGATCGGTGCCGGGCGCGACGGCGACGCCGTCACCCGATTGGTGCTCGTCGTCGGTGAGATGGAGGAGCGCCACCTGTGGTGGGCGGTCGCGCACGAGCTCTCCGCCGTGCTCGCCCGCAGCGCCGCGAGCTGGGACGACGTCGTGTCGGCCCTGGTGACCTCGCGCGCCGGCGGCGCCGACCTCCCGTCGGCCACCGTCGGCTGGCTGCTCGACGAGATCCGGTCGCTGGACACCCGGCTGGCCGCGGTCGGCGTCAACCGGGCGGGACTGACCACACGGGAGACCGAGATCCTGCGGCTGTTCGCCGCCGGACTGGAGACCGCCGACGTCGCCCGCCAGCTGAACTACTCCGAACGCACGATCAAATCGACCGTGCACGCAGTCAAGGAGCGCCTCGGCCTGCGCAACCGGGCCCACGCCGTCGCCCACGCCCTGCGGATCGGCGCCATCTGA
- a CDS encoding NAD-glutamate dehydrogenase domain-containing protein has product MRSDTASSDTITDLDDGLRDLAAVRAPDGVRVRVLPADPELGAGPRALVVVEDMPHLIDALIAELGRHRLVPDRVIHPRVRVRRDAAGELLDPGSDPGSAPGAAEVTESWTSLELDGPPHGPVDELETAVEQRVLRLREHLRRRTGLVSRVHDLAVALAAAGPVSTGLTDFLMWCCAGNMHLLDLVPCSDPVAEPDVLRFGWRYEPSDVVRDERPLRVVIPPVRPGEPAHELTGLLTDEVARTDPRSIPLLGEQVRARTQDLGISADHWSGRRGLEVLRECPRGALLHSGARALDRVLVAVGAITDQRRLRVVAEHDRGSGVTSVLVFLARDRCNPDARELITTEIDAVVGGPVIEHSVSATPSAISIVHLTTVSGADVADGLEDELERRLTRLLGSWEDRLAAMSGTGRPAVRFPPEYRAAVTPSEARHDLARLTAIGPESDVDVAFLPGPAGADGITRWRFRLYSRDDRIALSAVLPVLHSLGLYVLDERSWPVSRGHTRFWVHHFDVRARFVADDTGAGDDTSDPADRLGAAFVACWTGGCDVDGFNRLVGTAGLDWRQALLLRTLARYLQQIGHPHGPDRVADTLCAHPVIAARLVGLFEARFDADDERRAAGVERIRRELGIRLDRVTARDADRVLRSLQELVLGVVRTNHHTAPRDLALKLDPARLSEVPVPRPASEIFVFSADIEGVHLRFDRVARGGLRWSDRGEDYRTEVLGLAKAQSLKNAVVVPAGAKGGFASRTASGDGAEHYRRFVTALLDVVDNRTAGSGGTDGTDSTGGSDAAGGTVPLLPGVRHDGDDDYLVVAADKGTARFSDLANEIAVARGYWLGDAFASGGRTGYDHKAMGITARGAWESLRRHLHERGVDADRDALTVVGIGDMSGDVFGNGMLRSPALRLVAAFDHRHVFLDPEPDPDTAYTERLRLYGRPGSSWDDYDRTVISAEGGVWPRSAKSVPVGPRVRHVLGLAPTVTRLDPPSLIRAILRAPVDLLWNGGVGTYVKASHETHGDVGNRACDDLRVDASELRTTVVVEGGNLGLTAAARVEFAAAGGGINTDALDNSAGVSCSDHEVNIKIAVDELVRAGTLDAGDRNDLLAAMAGEVTTLVLGENARHNTVVGLARTHATRRLGRHAALLAHLEQHHGLHRSLDVLPSAEEIEIRRRTGQGLTSPEVCTLLGRTKLALSAELAASGLPDDDAVVDLLPGYFPVALTERSPTALADHPLRRQIVVSALTNHVVDSAGMSFCHRLADDTGASWPEVVRAHLVASSVLRIGELQHRITGIAPGLPCAVADELMALSRRLLERGARWVLQHRPRPVDPTTEIARLGGAVAVLLARTGAHLHGPEAGRLSTTLARFADAGVPDDVARHCVDSAYAVSVLDIGEIARDLAGSADTEIAADDLDRLAGLYFGLADRLDAHRLMDTVRALRRSSRAELLARAHLRDLLYDVLRTLTRRLADTPDGTGGTGGTEDPVEDWAGRNTGALDQLRSLRRELDVDGEGTDLASTVAVVQQVARLVR; this is encoded by the coding sequence ATGCGTTCGGACACCGCCAGTTCCGACACGATCACCGATCTGGATGACGGCCTGCGCGACCTGGCCGCCGTGCGCGCGCCGGACGGCGTCCGTGTCCGGGTGCTGCCCGCCGATCCGGAGCTCGGGGCCGGGCCGCGCGCACTCGTCGTCGTGGAGGACATGCCGCACCTCATCGACGCGCTGATCGCCGAGCTCGGGCGGCACCGGCTGGTGCCCGACCGCGTCATCCACCCCCGGGTCCGGGTCCGGCGGGACGCAGCGGGCGAGCTCCTCGATCCCGGCAGCGATCCCGGCAGCGCCCCGGGCGCGGCCGAGGTGACCGAGTCCTGGACCTCCCTGGAACTGGACGGGCCACCGCACGGCCCGGTCGACGAGCTGGAGACCGCCGTCGAGCAGCGGGTGCTGCGGCTGCGCGAGCACCTGCGCCGCCGCACCGGCCTGGTCTCGCGGGTGCACGACCTCGCCGTCGCGCTCGCCGCCGCGGGCCCGGTGTCCACCGGGCTGACCGACTTCCTCATGTGGTGCTGCGCGGGCAACATGCACCTGCTCGATCTCGTCCCGTGCAGCGATCCCGTGGCCGAGCCCGACGTGCTCCGGTTTGGCTGGCGCTACGAGCCGTCCGACGTGGTCCGCGACGAGCGGCCGCTGCGCGTCGTGATCCCGCCGGTCCGCCCCGGCGAGCCGGCGCACGAGCTGACCGGCCTGCTGACCGACGAGGTCGCGCGCACCGACCCGCGCAGCATCCCGCTGCTCGGCGAGCAGGTCCGGGCCCGCACGCAGGACCTGGGGATCTCCGCGGACCACTGGTCCGGGCGGCGCGGGCTGGAGGTGCTGCGCGAGTGCCCGCGGGGCGCGCTGCTGCACTCCGGTGCGCGGGCGCTGGACCGGGTGCTCGTCGCCGTCGGGGCGATCACCGACCAGCGGCGGCTGCGCGTGGTCGCCGAGCACGACCGCGGTTCCGGCGTCACGTCGGTGCTGGTCTTCCTGGCCCGCGACCGCTGCAACCCGGACGCGCGGGAGCTCATCACCACCGAGATCGACGCCGTCGTCGGCGGCCCGGTGATCGAGCACTCGGTCTCGGCGACGCCGTCGGCGATCTCGATCGTGCACCTCACCACGGTGTCCGGTGCTGACGTCGCGGACGGCCTTGAGGACGAGCTGGAGCGCCGCCTCACCCGGCTGCTCGGCAGCTGGGAGGACCGGCTCGCGGCGATGAGCGGCACCGGGCGGCCCGCGGTGCGCTTCCCGCCGGAGTACCGGGCGGCCGTCACGCCGTCGGAGGCGCGGCACGACCTGGCCCGGCTCACCGCGATCGGACCCGAGTCCGATGTGGACGTCGCTTTCCTGCCCGGCCCGGCCGGTGCCGACGGGATCACCCGGTGGCGGTTCCGGCTGTACTCCCGCGACGACCGGATTGCGCTGTCGGCCGTGCTGCCCGTCCTGCACTCGCTCGGGCTCTACGTGCTCGACGAGCGTTCCTGGCCGGTCTCCCGCGGGCACACCCGGTTCTGGGTGCACCACTTCGACGTCCGGGCCCGGTTCGTCGCCGACGACACCGGTGCGGGCGACGACACCTCCGACCCCGCGGACCGGCTCGGCGCGGCGTTCGTCGCGTGCTGGACCGGCGGTTGCGACGTCGACGGGTTCAACCGTCTGGTCGGCACGGCCGGGCTGGACTGGCGTCAGGCGTTGCTGCTGCGCACGCTGGCCCGCTACCTGCAGCAGATCGGGCACCCGCACGGGCCGGACCGGGTCGCGGACACGCTGTGCGCGCACCCGGTGATCGCGGCCCGGCTGGTCGGGCTGTTCGAGGCCCGGTTCGACGCCGACGACGAGCGCCGCGCCGCCGGGGTCGAGCGGATCCGCCGCGAGCTGGGGATCCGGCTGGACCGGGTCACCGCGCGCGACGCCGACCGGGTGCTGCGCAGCCTGCAGGAGCTGGTGCTGGGGGTGGTCCGCACCAACCACCACACGGCGCCGCGGGACCTGGCGCTCAAGCTCGACCCGGCACGGCTGTCCGAGGTCCCGGTGCCCCGCCCGGCGTCGGAGATCTTCGTGTTCTCCGCCGACATCGAGGGCGTCCACCTGCGGTTCGACCGGGTGGCCCGGGGCGGGCTGCGCTGGTCGGACCGGGGCGAGGACTACCGCACCGAGGTGCTGGGGCTGGCGAAGGCCCAGTCGCTGAAGAACGCCGTCGTCGTCCCGGCCGGGGCGAAGGGCGGCTTCGCGAGCCGGACGGCGTCCGGTGACGGTGCGGAGCACTACCGGCGGTTCGTCACCGCGCTGCTCGACGTCGTGGACAACCGCACCGCCGGGTCCGGCGGCACCGACGGCACTGACAGCACCGGCGGCTCCGACGCGGCCGGCGGCACCGTCCCGCTGCTCCCCGGCGTCCGCCACGACGGCGACGACGACTACCTCGTGGTCGCGGCCGACAAGGGCACCGCCCGGTTCTCCGACCTCGCCAACGAGATCGCCGTCGCCCGCGGGTACTGGCTCGGCGACGCGTTCGCCTCCGGCGGGCGCACCGGCTACGACCACAAGGCGATGGGCATCACCGCCCGCGGTGCCTGGGAGAGCCTGCGCCGGCACCTGCACGAGCGCGGTGTCGACGCCGACCGGGACGCGCTGACCGTGGTCGGGATCGGCGACATGTCCGGCGACGTCTTCGGCAACGGCATGCTCCGCTCCCCGGCGCTGCGGCTGGTCGCGGCGTTCGACCACCGGCACGTCTTCCTCGACCCGGAGCCCGACCCCGACACCGCCTACACCGAGCGGCTGCGGCTCTACGGCCGGCCGGGCAGTTCCTGGGACGACTACGACCGGACCGTGATCTCGGCCGAGGGTGGCGTGTGGCCGCGCTCGGCGAAGTCGGTCCCGGTCGGGCCGCGGGTCCGGCACGTGCTCGGCCTCGCGCCGACGGTCACCCGGCTCGACCCGCCGTCACTGATCCGGGCGATCCTGCGGGCGCCGGTGGACCTGCTGTGGAACGGCGGCGTCGGGACCTACGTCAAGGCCTCCCACGAGACGCACGGCGACGTCGGCAACCGGGCCTGCGACGACCTGCGGGTGGACGCCTCCGAGCTGCGGACCACGGTCGTCGTCGAGGGCGGGAACCTCGGTCTGACGGCGGCCGCCCGGGTCGAGTTCGCCGCCGCCGGCGGCGGGATCAACACCGACGCGCTCGACAACTCGGCCGGGGTGAGCTGCTCCGACCACGAGGTGAACATCAAGATCGCGGTCGACGAGCTGGTCCGGGCCGGGACGCTCGACGCCGGCGACCGCAACGACCTGCTCGCCGCGATGGCCGGCGAGGTCACGACGCTGGTGCTCGGCGAGAACGCCCGGCACAACACCGTCGTCGGGCTGGCCCGGACCCACGCCACCCGGCGGCTCGGCCGGCACGCCGCGCTGCTCGCCCACCTCGAGCAGCACCACGGGCTGCACCGCTCGCTCGACGTGCTGCCCTCGGCCGAGGAGATCGAGATCCGCCGCCGGACCGGCCAGGGCCTCACCTCGCCCGAGGTGTGCACCCTGCTCGGCCGGACCAAGCTCGCGCTCTCGGCCGAGCTCGCCGCGTCCGGCCTGCCGGACGACGACGCCGTCGTCGACCTGCTCCCCGGCTACTTCCCGGTCGCGCTGACCGAGCGCAGCCCGACCGCACTCGCCGACCACCCGCTGCGTCGTCAGATCGTGGTCTCGGCGCTGACCAACCACGTGGTCGACAGCGCCGGCATGTCCTTCTGCCACCGGCTCGCCGACGACACCGGGGCGAGCTGGCCGGAGGTCGTGCGGGCACACCTGGTCGCGTCCTCGGTGCTGCGCATCGGCGAGCTGCAGCACCGGATCACCGGGATCGCGCCCGGGCTGCCGTGCGCCGTCGCCGACGAGCTGATGGCCCTCTCGCGGCGGCTGCTCGAACGCGGGGCGCGCTGGGTGCTGCAGCACCGGCCGCGCCCGGTCGACCCCACCACCGAGATCGCCCGCCTCGGTGGCGCGGTCGCGGTGCTGCTCGCCCGTACCGGTGCGCACCTGCACGGGCCGGAGGCCGGGCGGCTGTCCACGACGCTGGCCCGGTTCGCCGACGCCGGCGTGCCCGACGACGTCGCCCGGCACTGCGTCGACTCCGCCTACGCGGTGTCGGTTCTCGACATCGGCGAGATCGCCCGCGACCTCGCTGGGAGCGCGGACACCGAGATCGCCGCGGACGACCTCGACCGGCTGGCCGGTCTCTACTTCGGACTCGCCGACCGGCTGGACGCGCACCGGCTGATGGACACGGTCCGGGCGCTGCGGCGCTCCAGCCGGGCCGAGCTGCTGGCCCGCGCCCACCTGCGCGACCTGCTCTACGACGTGCTCCGCACCCTCACCCGGCGGCTTGCGGACACACCGGACGGCACCGGCGGCACCGGCGGCACCGAGGACCCGGTCGAGGACTGGGCGGGCCGCAACACCGGGGCGCTCGACCAGCTGCGGTCGCTGCGCCGCGAGCTCGACGTCGACGGCGAGGGGACCGACCTGGCCTCGACCGTCGCGGTGGTCCAGCAGGTGGCCCGGCTGGTCCGATGA